A region of Burkholderiales bacterium JOSHI_001 DNA encodes the following proteins:
- a CDS encoding amidase, hydantoinase/carbamoylase family (PFAM: OHCU decarboxylase; Peptidase family M20/M25/M40; Peptidase dimerisation domain~TIGRFAM: OHCU decarboxylase; amidase, hydantoinase/carbamoylase family), translating to MAALSIDQINAASADEFVALLDGTFEHSPHLMQQVAAQRPFATLAALKQACVQALRGLSREAQITLLRAHPELAGKAMVSQTLTAESTHEQGKAGLADCTPQEFAHIQQLNAAYNAKFGWPFILAVRGPRGLGLHRREIIASFERRLAGRPDDELAECLRNIGRIVELRLNDKFGFTPLLGQQAWDCAERLAAHSDPGFAEQGQLTVTYLTDAHRACQAQLLRWMQDCGFDECRIDAVGNVVGVYHGLDRAAPRLLTGSHFDTVRNGGKYDGRLGIFVPLIVVRELHQAGRRLKHGIEVVGFAEEEGQRYAATFLGSGALTGGFDPAWLDQADADGVTMRQAMRAAGLPATMAAIQAEKRDPAKYLGFVEVHIEQGPVLNAADLPLGVVTSINGSVRFLGEVQGQASHAGTTPMGQRRDAALAVAELALFVEQRAASVPDLVGTVGQWDVPNGSINVVPGRCRFSLDLRATTNEARDALAQDVCAELRAICERRGLTFTLTETMRAAAAPSAPAWQARWEAAVAALGLPVHRLPSGAGHDAMKLHDLMPQAMLFVRGANNGISHNPLESSSADDMDLAVRAFQHLTEHLA from the coding sequence ATGGCCGCACTCAGCATCGACCAGATCAACGCCGCCAGCGCCGACGAGTTCGTCGCGCTGCTGGACGGCACCTTCGAACATTCACCCCACCTGATGCAGCAGGTGGCGGCGCAGCGCCCCTTCGCCACGCTGGCGGCCTTGAAGCAGGCCTGCGTGCAGGCGCTGCGCGGCCTGTCGCGCGAAGCGCAGATCACGCTGCTGCGCGCCCACCCCGAACTGGCCGGCAAGGCCATGGTCAGCCAGACCCTCACCGCCGAAAGCACGCACGAACAGGGCAAGGCCGGGCTGGCCGACTGCACGCCGCAAGAGTTCGCGCACATCCAGCAGCTGAACGCGGCCTACAACGCCAAGTTCGGCTGGCCCTTCATCCTGGCGGTGCGCGGACCGCGTGGGCTGGGCCTGCACCGGCGCGAGATCATCGCCAGCTTCGAACGCCGCCTGGCCGGCCGGCCGGACGACGAACTGGCCGAATGCCTGCGCAACATCGGCCGCATCGTGGAACTGCGGCTGAACGACAAGTTCGGCTTCACGCCCTTGTTGGGCCAGCAAGCCTGGGACTGCGCCGAACGGCTGGCCGCGCACAGCGACCCCGGCTTTGCCGAACAGGGGCAGCTCACCGTCACCTACCTGACCGACGCGCACCGCGCCTGCCAGGCGCAGTTGTTGCGCTGGATGCAGGACTGCGGCTTCGACGAATGCCGCATTGACGCGGTGGGCAATGTGGTGGGCGTCTACCACGGCCTGGACCGCGCCGCGCCACGGCTGCTGACCGGGTCGCACTTCGACACCGTGCGCAACGGCGGCAAGTACGACGGCCGCCTGGGCATCTTCGTGCCGCTGATCGTGGTGCGCGAACTGCACCAGGCCGGCCGCAGGTTGAAGCACGGCATCGAGGTGGTGGGCTTCGCCGAAGAAGAGGGCCAGCGTTATGCGGCCACCTTCCTGGGTTCTGGCGCGCTGACCGGCGGCTTCGACCCCGCCTGGCTGGACCAGGCCGATGCCGACGGCGTGACCATGCGCCAGGCCATGCGCGCTGCCGGCCTGCCGGCAACCATGGCGGCGATCCAGGCTGAAAAGCGCGACCCGGCGAAGTACCTCGGCTTCGTGGAAGTGCACATCGAACAGGGCCCGGTGCTGAACGCGGCCGACCTGCCGCTGGGCGTGGTGACGTCCATCAACGGCAGCGTGCGCTTTCTCGGCGAGGTGCAGGGCCAGGCCAGCCACGCCGGCACCACGCCCATGGGCCAGCGCCGCGACGCCGCGCTGGCCGTGGCCGAGCTGGCGCTCTTTGTGGAACAGCGCGCCGCATCGGTGCCCGACCTGGTGGGCACGGTGGGACAGTGGGACGTGCCCAATGGCTCCATCAACGTGGTGCCAGGCCGTTGCCGCTTCAGCCTGGACCTGCGCGCCACCACCAACGAGGCGCGCGACGCGCTGGCCCAGGACGTGTGCGCCGAACTGCGGGCCATCTGCGAACGCCGGGGCCTGACCTTCACGCTCACCGAAACCATGCGAGCCGCTGCGGCGCCCAGCGCGCCGGCCTGGCAAGCCCGCTGGGAAGCGGCGGTGGCCGCCCTGGGGCTGCCGGTGCACCGCCTGCCCAGCGGTGCCGGCCACGACGCGATGAAGCTGCATGACCTGATGCCGCAAGCCATGCTGTTCGTGCGCGGCGCGAACAACGGCATCAGCCACAACCCGCTGGAAAGCAGCAGCGCCGACGACATGGACCTGGCGGTGCGGGCCTTCCAGCATTTGACGGAACACCTGGCATGA
- a CDS encoding acetylornithine deacetylase/succinyldiaminopimelate desuccinylase-like deacylase (PFAM: Peptidase family M20/M25/M40; Peptidase dimerisation domain): MNDKDKAYGQLDAWIERHFDEEVAYLQALVRVPTDTPPGNNAPHAEATATLLAAMGLEAERHPVPAEQVQAQGMQSITNLIVRQAFGAGGPTVALNAHGDVVPPGEGWTHPPYGGEVHGGALYGRASAVSKSDFASYTFALRALMALGAPLKGSVELHFTYDEEFGGELGPGWLLGQGLTKPDYLIAAGFSYQVVTAHNGCLQLEVTLHGLASHAAYPETGVDALQAATKLLSALYAHNDVLRTRVSAVSGARHPYLNVGLIEGGSNTNVVPGKVVIKLDRRMIPEEDSAAVEAEVRGLIQSTVAACPGVRADIRRMLLAEALKPLPGNAPLVAALQRHGQAVFGVPLPVSGTPLYTDVRLYGAHGVPAVIYGAGPRTVLESNAKRADEHVLLADLKRATQVVARTLFDLLQ; the protein is encoded by the coding sequence ATGAACGACAAGGACAAGGCCTACGGACAACTGGACGCCTGGATCGAGCGCCACTTCGACGAAGAAGTGGCCTACCTGCAGGCCCTGGTGCGCGTGCCCACCGACACCCCGCCCGGCAACAACGCCCCGCACGCCGAGGCCACCGCCACGCTGCTGGCCGCGATGGGCCTGGAAGCGGAGCGCCATCCGGTGCCCGCTGAGCAGGTGCAGGCCCAGGGCATGCAAAGCATCACCAACCTCATCGTGCGCCAGGCCTTCGGTGCCGGCGGCCCCACGGTGGCCCTGAACGCCCACGGCGACGTGGTGCCCCCGGGCGAGGGCTGGACCCACCCGCCCTATGGCGGCGAGGTGCACGGCGGCGCACTGTACGGCCGCGCCAGCGCGGTGAGCAAGAGCGACTTCGCCAGCTACACCTTCGCGCTGCGGGCGCTGATGGCGCTGGGCGCGCCCTTGAAAGGTTCGGTGGAACTGCACTTCACCTACGACGAAGAATTCGGCGGCGAACTGGGCCCGGGCTGGTTGCTGGGCCAGGGCCTGACGAAACCCGACTACCTGATTGCTGCCGGCTTCAGCTACCAGGTGGTGACTGCGCACAACGGCTGCCTGCAGCTGGAGGTGACGCTGCACGGCCTGGCCTCGCACGCCGCCTACCCGGAAACCGGGGTCGATGCTCTGCAGGCAGCGACGAAACTGCTGAGCGCGCTGTACGCCCACAACGACGTGCTGCGCACCCGCGTCAGCGCTGTGAGCGGCGCGCGCCACCCCTACCTGAACGTGGGCCTGATCGAAGGCGGCAGCAACACCAACGTGGTGCCGGGCAAGGTGGTGATCAAGCTGGACCGCCGCATGATCCCCGAAGAGGACAGCGCCGCGGTGGAAGCCGAAGTGCGCGGCCTGATCCAAAGCACGGTGGCGGCCTGCCCCGGGGTGAGGGCGGACATCCGCCGCATGCTGCTGGCCGAAGCCTTGAAGCCCCTGCCCGGCAACGCGCCCCTGGTGGCCGCGCTGCAGCGCCATGGCCAGGCGGTCTTCGGCGTGCCGCTGCCGGTGAGCGGCACGCCGCTGTACACCGACGTGCGCCTCTACGGCGCACACGGCGTGCCGGCGGTCATCTACGGCGCCGGGCCGCGCACGGTGCTGGAATCCAACGCCAAACGGGCCGACGAGCACGTGCTACTGGCCGACCTGAAACGGGCCACCCAGGTGGTGGCGCGCACCTTGTTCGACCTGCTGCAGTGA
- a CDS encoding ABC-type nitrate/sulfonate/bicarbonate transport system, periplasmic component (PFAM: NMT1/THI5 like), which yields MTFPALPRRAPVLRLLGAAAALLCAPVLALADTPIKFQLDWRFEGPSALFLASSAKGHYKAAGLDVTIDAGNGSGGAVTRVASGTYDMGFADLAALMEFHANNPDAPNKPVAVMMVYNNTPAAVLTLKKNGISKPADLAGKKLGAPGFDAGRRAFPIFAKANNVGAVTWVSMDPPLRETMLARGDVDAITGFSFTSLLNLEARGVKTEDVVMLPYPAYGVKLYGNAIIASPKMLKDNPAAVKAFLQAFTKGAKDVIANPDAAIDHVKARDGIIDVALEKRRLRLAIDAVVASPDARAEGFGQVVPGRLALMASQVSDAFATKTRVNPTAVWTDAYLPSKAELNILPPARK from the coding sequence ATGACCTTCCCCGCCCTGCCCCGCCGCGCCCCCGTTCTGCGATTGCTGGGCGCCGCTGCCGCCCTGCTGTGCGCCCCTGTGCTGGCCCTGGCCGACACGCCCATCAAGTTCCAGCTGGACTGGCGTTTTGAAGGTCCTTCGGCCTTGTTCCTGGCGTCCAGCGCCAAGGGCCACTACAAGGCCGCCGGGCTGGACGTGACCATCGACGCCGGCAACGGGTCGGGCGGTGCCGTCACCCGCGTGGCCTCGGGCACCTACGACATGGGCTTTGCCGACCTGGCCGCGCTGATGGAGTTCCACGCCAACAACCCCGACGCACCGAACAAGCCGGTGGCGGTGATGATGGTCTACAACAACACGCCGGCGGCCGTGCTCACCCTGAAGAAGAACGGCATCAGCAAGCCCGCCGACCTGGCCGGCAAGAAGCTGGGCGCGCCGGGCTTCGACGCCGGCCGCCGCGCCTTCCCCATCTTCGCCAAGGCCAACAACGTGGGCGCGGTCACCTGGGTCAGCATGGACCCGCCGCTGCGCGAAACCATGCTGGCGCGCGGCGACGTGGACGCCATCACCGGCTTTTCCTTCACCAGCCTGCTGAACCTGGAGGCGCGCGGCGTGAAGACCGAAGACGTGGTCATGCTGCCCTACCCGGCCTATGGCGTGAAGCTGTACGGCAACGCCATCATCGCCAGCCCCAAGATGCTGAAGGACAACCCGGCCGCGGTGAAGGCCTTCCTGCAGGCCTTCACCAAGGGCGCCAAGGACGTCATCGCCAACCCCGATGCGGCCATCGACCACGTCAAGGCGCGCGACGGCATCATCGACGTGGCGCTGGAAAAGCGCCGCCTGCGCCTGGCCATCGACGCCGTGGTGGCCAGCCCCGACGCCCGCGCCGAAGGTTTCGGCCAGGTGGTGCCGGGCCGGTTGGCGCTGATGGCGTCGCAGGTGTCCGACGCCTTCGCCACCAAGACGCGCGTGAACCCGACGGCGGTGTGGACCGACGCCTACCTGCCGAGCAAGGCCGAACTGAACATCCTTCCGCCGGCCAGGAAGTAA
- a CDS encoding ABC-type nitrate/sulfonate/bicarbonate transport system, ATPase component (PFAM: ABC transporter): MAFVEFDKVWLAYNDELLAQGHFAVEDISLSVTEGEFIAIVGPSGCGKSTFMKLTTGLKMPSRGSITIGGQPVTGPLKISGMAFQAPSLLPWRSTVDNVLLPLEIVEPYRSSFKAKRAEYEAKARALLKGVGLGGYEDKFPWQLSGGMQQRASICRALVHEPKMLLLDEPFGALDAFTREELWCTLRDLQAQQKFNVILVTHDLRESVFLADTVYVMSKSPGRFVVKRHIDLPRPRDLEITYTPQFTDIVHELRGHIGAMRKTGVAVPQ; this comes from the coding sequence ATGGCGTTTGTAGAGTTCGACAAGGTCTGGCTGGCCTACAACGACGAGTTGCTCGCGCAAGGGCATTTCGCGGTGGAGGACATCTCGCTGTCCGTCACCGAGGGTGAGTTCATCGCCATCGTCGGCCCCTCGGGCTGCGGCAAGAGCACCTTCATGAAGTTGACCACCGGCCTGAAGATGCCCAGCCGCGGCAGCATCACCATCGGTGGGCAGCCGGTGACCGGGCCGCTGAAGATCAGCGGCATGGCCTTCCAGGCGCCCAGCCTGCTGCCCTGGCGCAGCACGGTGGACAACGTGCTGCTGCCGCTGGAAATTGTCGAGCCCTACCGTTCCAGCTTCAAGGCCAAACGGGCCGAATACGAAGCCAAGGCCCGCGCCCTGCTCAAGGGCGTGGGCCTGGGTGGCTACGAGGACAAGTTCCCCTGGCAGCTGTCGGGCGGTATGCAGCAGCGCGCCAGCATCTGCCGCGCGCTGGTGCACGAACCCAAGATGCTGCTGCTGGACGAACCCTTCGGCGCCCTGGACGCCTTCACCCGCGAAGAACTCTGGTGCACGCTGCGCGACCTGCAGGCGCAGCAGAAGTTCAACGTCATCCTGGTGACGCACGACCTGCGCGAAAGCGTGTTCCTGGCCGACACGGTGTACGTGATGAGCAAGAGCCCCGGGCGCTTCGTCGTGAAACGCCACATCGACCTGCCGCGCCCGCGCGATCTTGAAATCACCTACACGCCGCAGTTCACCGACATCGTGCACGAACTGCGCGGGCACATCGGGGCCATGAGGAAGACGGGCGTGGCGGTGCCGCAATGA
- a CDS encoding ABC-type nitrate/sulfonate/bicarbonate transport system, permease component (PFAM: Binding-protein-dependent transport system inner membrane component), producing the protein MKISKDVERWSPVIVLVAVLLFWQLVVSLFRVPDFIFPSPWQIATQFAEFKGPLLEAAWKTFWVTMLGFALSIVVGVLLGFLIGSSRLAYTALYPLMIGFNAVPKAAVVPILVVWFGIGLGPGIITAFLISFFPITVNIATGLATLEPELEDVLRVLGAKRWDVLMKVGLPRSMPYFYGSLKIAITLAFVGTVLAEMTAGDSGIGYLMQTAGSQQRLPLAFAGLVTIGAMAMAMYELFSWVERRTTGWAHRGSQAA; encoded by the coding sequence ATGAAGATCTCCAAGGATGTAGAACGCTGGTCGCCGGTCATCGTGCTGGTGGCGGTGCTGCTGTTTTGGCAACTGGTCGTGTCCTTGTTCAGGGTGCCGGACTTCATCTTTCCCAGCCCCTGGCAGATTGCCACCCAGTTCGCCGAGTTCAAGGGCCCGCTGCTGGAAGCGGCCTGGAAGACCTTCTGGGTCACGATGCTGGGCTTTGCGCTCAGCATCGTGGTGGGCGTGCTGCTGGGCTTCCTGATCGGCAGTTCGCGCCTGGCCTACACCGCGCTGTACCCGCTGATGATCGGCTTCAACGCCGTGCCCAAGGCCGCGGTGGTGCCCATCCTGGTGGTGTGGTTCGGCATCGGTCTGGGGCCGGGCATCATCACCGCCTTCCTGATTTCCTTCTTCCCCATCACCGTGAACATCGCCACCGGGCTGGCCACGCTGGAGCCCGAACTGGAAGACGTGCTGCGGGTGCTGGGCGCCAAGCGCTGGGATGTGCTGATGAAGGTGGGGCTGCCGCGGTCCATGCCCTACTTCTACGGTTCCTTGAAGATCGCCATCACCCTGGCTTTCGTGGGCACCGTGCTGGCCGAGATGACGGCGGGCGACTCGGGCATCGGCTACCTGATGCAGACCGCCGGCAGCCAGCAGCGCCTGCCGCTGGCCTTTGCCGGTCTGGTGACCATCGGCGCCATGGCCATGGCCATGTACGAGTTGTTTTCCTGGGTGGAGCGGCGCACCACCGGCTGGGCGCACCGCGGCTCGCAGGCCGCTTGA
- a CDS encoding 1,4-dihydroxy-2-naphthoate octaprenyltransferase (PFAM: UbiA prenyltransferase family), giving the protein MNVQSESGGGSRPPGIVVTVLATWRPKFLLLPPLCVALGAAAARWSGLSFSTVDALWVVLGALAAHASVNGLNEWHDFKTGLDAQTLRTPFSGGSGALVALPSAAPAALVAALLLLALAAAVGLLFMLRQGPALLPLGLAGVVLVVAYTPWITHWPWACLLAPGLGFGPFMVVGAQLALTGQHGAAAWAASVVPLAGVSGLLLLNQFPDVDADRQVGRRHLPMLLGRPQAARVWAVLQGGGYAGLVAAVALHALPVAALLGLLTLPLALAVARGALAHADDLGALLPTLGLNVAYTLATPALVALGLFMAAPR; this is encoded by the coding sequence ATGAACGTTCAATCGGAATCCGGTGGGGGCTCGCGCCCACCCGGCATCGTGGTCACGGTGCTGGCCACCTGGCGGCCCAAGTTCCTGCTGCTGCCACCCCTCTGCGTGGCGCTGGGCGCCGCGGCGGCGCGCTGGTCGGGACTGAGCTTCTCGACAGTGGATGCGCTGTGGGTGGTGTTGGGTGCGCTGGCCGCGCACGCCAGCGTGAACGGCCTGAACGAGTGGCACGACTTCAAGACCGGGCTGGACGCGCAGACCCTGCGCACGCCGTTTTCGGGTGGCAGCGGGGCGCTGGTGGCGCTGCCATCGGCCGCGCCGGCCGCCCTGGTGGCGGCCCTGCTGCTGCTGGCACTGGCCGCGGCCGTGGGCCTGCTGTTCATGCTGCGGCAGGGCCCGGCCCTGCTGCCCCTGGGCCTGGCCGGCGTGGTGCTGGTGGTGGCCTACACGCCCTGGATCACGCACTGGCCCTGGGCTTGCCTGCTGGCCCCGGGCCTGGGCTTCGGGCCCTTCATGGTGGTGGGCGCGCAACTGGCGCTGACCGGCCAGCACGGCGCAGCGGCCTGGGCGGCGTCGGTGGTGCCGCTGGCCGGCGTCAGCGGCCTGCTGCTGCTGAACCAGTTCCCGGACGTGGACGCCGACCGCCAGGTGGGTCGCCGCCACCTGCCCATGCTGCTGGGCCGGCCTCAGGCCGCCCGGGTGTGGGCCGTGCTGCAGGGCGGGGGCTACGCGGGCCTGGTGGCGGCGGTGGCGCTGCACGCCTTGCCCGTGGCCGCGCTGCTGGGCCTGCTGACCCTGCCCCTGGCGCTGGCCGTGGCCCGCGGTGCCCTGGCGCACGCTGACGACCTGGGTGCGCTGCTGCCCACCCTGGGCCTCAACGTGGCCTACACGCTGGCCACGCCGGCCCTGGTGGCGCTGGGCCTGTTCATGGCCGCGCCGCGCTAG
- a CDS encoding flavoprotein, HI0933 family/uncharacterized flavoprotein, PP_4765 family (PFAM: HI0933-like protein~TIGRFAM: flavoprotein, HI0933 family; uncharacterized flavoprotein, PP_4765 family) — MTDAPARVAVIGAGPAGLMAAEVLLEQGMQVDVFDAMPSVGRKFLLAGKGGLNLTHSEALPAFVSRYGDRAEVVARWLDAWGPQALRDWAQGLGISTFVGSSGRVFPQEMKAAPLLRAWLHRLRVAGLKLHMRHRWLGWREGDAPGQLRFAAPAGEVLHDSAAVVLALGGASWSRLGSDGAWVPWLQGRGVGLVPLRPSNCGFDIGWSPYFAQRHAGTPLKNVRLRFSDAKGRSFDRLGECVITATGLEGSLVYAASALLRDEIAAQGQATLTLDLVPQHTEEVLTQRLAKGRAARSLPNHLREQAGLHGATLALLRERWTAEELQARLPQPAALARELKAWPLVLKSARPIDEAISTAGGVALSALDQALMAKALPGVFCAGEMLDWEAPTGGYLLTASMASGRVAGEGATRWCKQGK, encoded by the coding sequence ATGACTGACGCGCCGGCACGGGTGGCGGTCATCGGCGCCGGTCCGGCCGGGCTGATGGCGGCCGAAGTCCTGCTGGAACAGGGCATGCAGGTGGATGTGTTCGACGCCATGCCGAGTGTGGGCCGCAAGTTCCTGCTGGCCGGCAAGGGCGGCCTGAACCTCACCCACAGCGAAGCGCTGCCGGCCTTCGTGTCGCGCTATGGCGATCGTGCTGAGGTGGTGGCCCGCTGGCTGGACGCCTGGGGCCCCCAGGCGTTGCGCGACTGGGCCCAGGGCCTGGGCATCAGCACCTTCGTCGGCAGTTCGGGCCGTGTGTTCCCGCAGGAGATGAAGGCAGCGCCGCTGCTGCGTGCCTGGCTGCACCGCTTGCGCGTGGCCGGGCTGAAGCTGCACATGCGCCACCGCTGGCTGGGCTGGCGCGAGGGCGACGCGCCCGGCCAGTTGCGCTTTGCGGCGCCTGCGGGCGAGGTGCTGCACGACAGCGCCGCGGTGGTGCTGGCGCTGGGCGGCGCCAGCTGGTCCCGGCTGGGCTCGGACGGCGCCTGGGTGCCCTGGCTGCAGGGCCGAGGGGTGGGCCTGGTGCCGCTGCGGCCCAGCAACTGCGGCTTTGACATCGGTTGGAGCCCCTACTTTGCCCAGCGCCATGCCGGCACGCCGCTGAAGAACGTGCGCTTGCGCTTCAGCGACGCGAAAGGCCGCAGCTTTGACCGCCTGGGCGAATGCGTCATCACCGCCACCGGCCTGGAAGGTTCGTTGGTGTATGCGGCGTCGGCGCTGCTGCGCGACGAGATCGCGGCGCAGGGCCAGGCCACGCTCACGCTGGACCTGGTGCCCCAGCACACCGAAGAAGTTCTGACGCAGCGCCTGGCCAAGGGCCGGGCCGCGCGGTCGCTGCCCAACCACCTGCGCGAACAGGCGGGCCTGCACGGCGCCACCCTGGCCCTGCTGCGTGAACGATGGACCGCTGAGGAACTGCAGGCCCGGCTGCCGCAGCCCGCGGCCCTGGCGCGGGAACTGAAGGCCTGGCCCTTGGTGCTGAAGAGCGCACGGCCCATCGACGAAGCCATCAGCACAGCCGGCGGCGTGGCGCTGTCAGCGCTGGACCAGGCGCTGATGGCCAAGGCCCTGCCTGGCGTGTTCTGCGCCGGCGAGATGCTGGACTGGGAAGCCCCCACCGGCGGCTACCTGCTCACCGCCAGCATGGCCAGCGGGCGGGTGGCCGGAGAAGGTGCTACACGATGGTGCAAACAAGGTAAATGA
- a CDS encoding glutathione S-transferase (PFAM: Glutathione S-transferase, N-terminal domain; Glutathione S-transferase, C-terminal domain), with product MITVHHLNNSRSQRVLWLLEELGLPYDIQHHQRDAATMLAPPALLKVHPLGKSPVIVDDGTTVAETGAVVEYLIERHGPGRLKPAAGTPELLRWRYWLHFAEGSAMPPLLLTLIFQRVATAPMPFFVKPVARGIANKVLDTLVRPNLKRQLDFMESELSGRDWFAGADFSAADVMMSFPLEAAAQRAGLDARYPKLQAWLQRIHARPAYRRALERGGPYDFVND from the coding sequence ATGATCACCGTCCACCACCTGAACAATTCCCGCTCGCAGCGGGTGCTGTGGTTGCTGGAAGAACTGGGCCTGCCCTATGACATCCAGCACCACCAGCGCGACGCAGCCACCATGCTGGCGCCGCCCGCCCTGCTGAAGGTGCACCCGCTGGGCAAGAGCCCGGTCATCGTGGACGACGGCACCACGGTGGCGGAAACCGGCGCCGTCGTGGAATACCTGATCGAGCGCCACGGCCCCGGCCGCTTGAAGCCCGCCGCCGGCACCCCCGAGCTGCTGCGCTGGCGCTACTGGCTGCACTTCGCTGAGGGCTCGGCCATGCCGCCGCTGCTGCTGACGCTGATCTTCCAGCGCGTGGCCACGGCGCCCATGCCCTTTTTCGTGAAGCCGGTGGCGCGCGGCATCGCCAACAAGGTGCTGGACACCCTGGTGCGGCCCAACCTGAAGCGCCAGCTGGACTTCATGGAGTCCGAACTGAGCGGGCGCGACTGGTTCGCCGGCGCCGACTTCAGCGCCGCCGACGTGATGATGAGCTTCCCGCTGGAAGCCGCGGCCCAGCGCGCCGGTCTGGACGCGCGCTACCCGAAGCTGCAGGCCTGGCTGCAGCGCATCCACGCCCGGCCGGCCTACCGGCGGGCGCTGGAGCGTGGCGGCCCGTATGACTTCGTCAATGACTGA
- a CDS encoding molecular chaperone (small heat shock protein) (PFAM: Hsp20/alpha crystallin family), with protein MLYRSLFPRDLFAEFDRLQRDLHGLVDDSPSIRGLGRGGYPALNVGSTPTSVEVFAFAPGLDPAAIEVNLDRGVLTLSGERPGTGAADARTTQHLDERFAGKFTRVVSLPEDIDPNAVSASYRDGVLRVSVQRRAAAQPRRIEVH; from the coding sequence ATGCTGTACCGAAGCCTATTTCCGCGCGACCTGTTCGCCGAGTTCGACCGCCTGCAGCGCGACCTGCACGGTCTGGTCGACGATTCCCCCAGCATCCGCGGCCTGGGTCGTGGCGGCTACCCCGCGCTGAACGTGGGCAGCACGCCCACCAGCGTGGAGGTGTTCGCCTTCGCCCCCGGCCTGGACCCTGCCGCCATCGAGGTGAACCTGGACCGCGGCGTGCTCACCCTCAGCGGTGAACGCCCCGGCACCGGCGCTGCCGACGCGCGCACCACGCAGCACCTGGACGAGCGCTTCGCCGGCAAGTTCACCCGCGTGGTGAGCCTGCCCGAGGACATCGACCCCAACGCGGTGAGCGCCAGCTACCGCGACGGCGTGCTGCGCGTCAGCGTGCAGCGCCGCGCCGCCGCCCAGCCCCGCCGCATCGAAGTGCATTGA
- a CDS encoding molecular chaperone (small heat shock protein) (PFAM: Hsp20/alpha crystallin family): MNTLTPVKTSPSPATTAGNDRRDPALLPPVDVFEDATGITLYADLPGVPRENLHLKVEGDRLTIDAEMKLAPVEGLNASHAEVSLSRFRRTFTLSKELDADKVSAELGQGVLRVRIPKADHAQPRKIEVQVN; the protein is encoded by the coding sequence ATGAACACCCTGACCCCCGTCAAGACCAGCCCCAGCCCCGCCACCACCGCCGGCAACGACCGGCGCGATCCGGCCCTGCTGCCACCGGTGGACGTGTTCGAGGACGCCACCGGCATCACCCTGTACGCCGACCTGCCGGGCGTGCCGCGCGAGAACCTGCACCTGAAAGTGGAAGGCGACCGCCTCACCATCGACGCCGAGATGAAATTGGCGCCGGTGGAGGGCCTGAACGCCAGCCACGCCGAGGTGTCGCTGTCCCGCTTTCGCCGCACCTTCACGCTGAGCAAGGAACTGGACGCCGACAAGGTGAGCGCTGAACTTGGCCAGGGCGTGCTGCGGGTGCGCATCCCGAAAGCGGACCACGCCCAGCCGCGCAAGATCGAGGTGCAGGTGAACTGA
- a CDS encoding universal stress protein UspA-like protein (PFAM: Universal stress protein family): MKYLIGLDGSDLALDGLRHVLALARQGLDCELVLANVQPGANLYEVVVAHDPEVLAEVKAQAGQHALDAGAALCREAGLPCEQVLAEGEAAPMLIDLTDDHGCEAIVLGARGLGESGLSSFGRVAEGVLHRAHVPVTLVRRPPPEVEPSDLPPDDEV, from the coding sequence ATGAAGTACCTGATCGGACTGGATGGCTCGGACCTGGCGCTGGACGGCCTGCGCCATGTGTTGGCCTTGGCGCGCCAGGGGCTGGACTGCGAGCTGGTGCTGGCCAATGTGCAGCCCGGCGCCAACCTCTACGAAGTGGTGGTGGCGCACGACCCCGAGGTGCTGGCCGAGGTGAAGGCGCAGGCCGGCCAGCATGCGCTGGACGCCGGCGCCGCGCTGTGCCGCGAGGCCGGTCTGCCCTGCGAACAGGTGCTGGCCGAAGGTGAAGCGGCGCCCATGCTGATCGACCTGACCGACGACCACGGCTGCGAGGCCATCGTGCTGGGCGCGCGCGGCCTGGGCGAGTCGGGCCTGTCGTCCTTCGGTCGGGTGGCCGAAGGGGTGCTGCACCGCGCGCACGTGCCGGTCACGCTGGTGCGCCGGCCGCCGCCGGAGGTGGAGCCTTCGGACCTGCCGCCGGATGACGAGGTTTGA